One window from the genome of Paramisgurnus dabryanus chromosome 20, PD_genome_1.1, whole genome shotgun sequence encodes:
- the calm2a gene encoding calmodulin 2a (phosphorylase kinase, delta), with protein MADQLTEEQIAEFKEAFSLFDKDGDGTITTKELGTVMRSLGQNPTEAELQDMINEVDADGNGTIDFPEFLTMMARKMKDTDSEEEIREAFRVFDKDGNGYISAAELRHVMTNLGEKLTDEEVDEMIREADIDGDGQVNYEEFVQMMTAK; from the exons AATTCAAAGAGGCATTTTCACTCTTTGACAAGGATGGTGATGGCACCATTACCACCAAAGAGTTGGGGACCGTCATGCGCTCCCTCGGGCAGAATCCAACAGAGGCCGAGCTGCAGGACATGATCAACGAGGTGGACGCTGATG GCAATGGGACGATAGACTTTCCAGAGTTTCTTACCATGATGGCAAGAAAGATGAAAGACACAGACAGCGAGGAAGAGATCAGAGAAGCGTTCCGTGTCTTTGATAAG GACGGGAACGGGTACATAAGTGCAGCTGAATTGCGTCACGTCATGACAAACCTCGGAGAGAAGTTGACTGACGAAGAAGTCGATGAGATGATCAGAGAAGCAGATATCGATGGAGATGGACAGGTCAACTACGAAG AATTTGTACAAATGATGACGGCGAAATGA